CAACTGCGGATGAAGAAATTACAGAGCGAAGTATCAATTCTTCGCGTAATAAAGGGTCTTTCAGATATGGGTTAGTTTCTTTGAGGGATTTCTTTTTCATGGGGTTATTATACTACAATAGATAGAGAAAATGATAGAAAAAACTATCCTCCTGATAAGCAGGAAAAGGCAACAAAGACGGTTTTGGAGCAGGCAGAACTGCTTTGCGCGAATTGGGCTGCGTGATTCGAGAATCCCTCTCACCCTGCCCTCTCCCGCAAGGGGAGAGGGAAATTAGGGGACAATAACCTATGAAAGACACAATATCTATTGGCCACGGCGGTGGAGGAAGGCTTGCGAGGGATTTGATAAAAAATCTCTTCCTCAGGCATCTCGATAATCCTAAGCTCGCCCCGCTTGGAGATTCCGCAGTATTTGAAATAAACGGCTCAAGGCTTGCCATGACTACAGACTCCTATGTT
The nucleotide sequence above comes from Deltaproteobacteria bacterium. Encoded proteins:
- a CDS encoding DUF3387 domain-containing protein produces the protein MDRENDRKNYPPDKQEKATKTVLEQAELLCANWAA